GAAACAGGTTTGGATATTGGAAGACCCTTCGGATGTTAATTCAAACATGTATGTACACCATGATGTTGTCATTCCAGCGTTTCCCCTTTGCACAGCATGGCTTGATTGTCCCATCAAAGGTGGAGAAAAAGGTAATAAGATTGCAGGTGTTTAGGTTCTAACTGTTGGCATCTTACATTTTCTTTGTTAATGATGAAAGTCCTGTGTAATGTATGTACACCATGATGTTGTCATTCCACTGCTCATATCCCTTTACCTGTTtggatatatttattttttactgaGTGTCAAAGCATGCTTAGAGAATTTCTAAATGGTTCTCTCCTTATATGCATGCCATCGCccagataaataaaaaatattggtGTGCTGATGGCATCATCTCATATTTCTTGTTGTAGGAAACTTTATTGCGGTTGGGTCAATGGAACCAGCTATTGAGATATGGGACCTTGATATAGTATGTTGTCTTTTCTCCTTGTCCAAGAGGTAATGTTTTTTTTGGTTAAAATAACCTCCCTCCAAATTTGATTCTGTTAGATGGATGAGGTCCAACCATCTGCTACATTAGGTGGTGTTgctgaaaagaagaaaaaggggaagaagGTTGGTCTTTTTTTAACATATTGCATGTTTCTGCACCAAAATGGTTATTCATTTTGTATGGTTTTAATTATaactctctgtctctctctctctctatatattaGAAATCCATTAAATATAAGGATGGAAGCCACACAGATTCAGTTCTTGGACTTGCTTGGAACAAGGAGTATAGGTATGTGGGAAGTGTtgtattgttttatttgtattgTTACATAGAAATTGGAATGTGACGGTTCGTTGTCTTATGCTGTGGGTTTGTTCAGGAACATTCTTGCAAGTGCAAGTGCCGACAAATTGGTTAAAATCTGGGATGTGGCAACTGAAACTTGTAATCTGACTTTGGATCACCATACAGACAAGGCAAGACTGAATTATTGTGTTTTCATACCCAAATCTACTTTAACTGTGTTAAATTTTGTCTGAGTTCACCTATGAAGTGTTATTTTGGGGGTTGTGGATGATAAACTGAATTAAATGTATAGTTACACAAATAGATTTTTTGTTATATTACACTGGTGTTCAATGATATGATGGGATTTTTCACAGGTTCAAGCAGTTGCATGGAATCATTTTGCGCCACAAGTTCTTCTCAGTGGATCTTTTGATCATACTGTGGTTATGGTAGGCAGGCTTGTTTTTCTTAAGTCTAACATGTCTTCTTAATATGTTACTTTCAGTTTATGTTAATTGTTGTTACATATATCGATGAACTTCATTATGCATTGCAGAAAGATGGGCGGCAACCCGAACATAGTGGATTTAAGTGGTCTGTAGCTGCTGATGTTGAAAGTGTGGCATGGGATCCACACACAGAGTACTCATTTGTGGTTTGTGATTTGGCTTTCTCTGATTTCAACTATTTTATGGCTGTAGATGCGAATAGCCTCTTCAGTTTTTTTAAGAATGGAAATCTTTGAGCATGAAATTTCTCTTTCAATTGTTTTTTAGGTCAGTCTGGAAAATGGCATGGTTTCTGGCTTTGATATCCGTAATGCTAGCTCTGATCCGTCATCTCAGCCTAAGCCATCTTTCACACTCCATGCACATGACAAAGCAGTTTGCGCAATCACATATAATAGTTTAGTTCCAAATGTATGTGATATTTTCTTCATCATATAATATTTTAGATGTTAATCATCATACAATATTTCTGAACTGAATTTGGGGATGGTGTTCATACAGCTTCTTGCTACTGGATCAATGGATAAGATGGTATTCttctatttatttcaatttattttttctctactGTATAGTGTGTTCGCTATAGAAATTCAAATGATTAATCTGCTTGGACCTGTCTCCTCAGGTTAAGCTCTGGGATTTGTCAAGCCAGCCCTCATGCATTGCGTCCAACAATCCGAAAGCTGTATGTTAATTTCCTTGAATTGTATTCGTTAATATGCATGTTAATTTGTCGTATATGAAGCTGAGGTCTTATTTAAGTGGCTATCTTTTATTGGTTGATTCCTTCTGCCTACGAATTTGTGGAACAATTATAATCCGGAGCTATATTAACCATAGGCTTTTCTTAATGCTGTGTCAGGGGGCCGTGTTTTCCATTTCATTCTCAGTAGATTGTCCTTTTACACTGGCCGTTGGAGGTTCCAAAGGAAAATTGCAGGTTGGTGATATGTTTTAAAAAACTACGCGGCTTATATGTTTTCCATGTTTTTTTTACTCCGTCCATGTTTTTAACGACTGAACAAATTATATGTGGTGATCTATAGTGGTGGATTTTCGTGGCAATTGTTTTTTTTCCAAGAGCAATTGATCAGTTGTTTTAACCTCTTGTTGCAGATGTGGGATATATTATCTGATGCTGAGGTTTCCAGAAGATATGGGAAATATGCGGCCCGATCTAAGCCTCCGCCTCCGAGCTCTTGAAACATAAGATGGAACTCGTTTGCTATCAGCAGATGTGATAATTATGTGCAGATGGAGGGTTGATGTGATTAGAAACGCAGGGCGTAATTTTGCAAGGCTAGGGAACGTGCGAGCTTCTTAACTCGCGATGGCATAAGATGCTCATACGAGACACAGGTGCACCGTTTTTGGAGATCTCATACTGCTAGAAAAAAGGTTCCCATAGCCTAAAGTTTTGTTAGTTGCTTAGGATGATGTTTGTTAAGTTGTTATACAAAGACTGCTTGAGAATGACTGTAATATCTTGGTAAATTGATGGATGTATACTTAAATTAATGGTTTTTTGATGGATGTATACTTAAATTAATGGTATTTTGCTTATATGTTCAAGCACTTTAAAAGTTCTGTGGTTCTCTTTCTTTCACTGTTATTCCTTTTATTCAACCATAACAATTTTTACTTAGTTTATTCAATGATCACTC
This sequence is a window from Salvia splendens isolate huo1 chromosome 14, SspV2, whole genome shotgun sequence. Protein-coding genes within it:
- the LOC121766019 gene encoding periodic tryptophan protein 1 homolog; translation: MIAAISWVPKGFANSVPTAADPPSKEEIEEIVKSGLLDTREGGEDDDNDEDMSDDELGQDDDLSNALSAANALGKAIKTGNPEADSLTEALKELDMDNYDEEDDGAELFGSSNLYYASNKMDPYLKDGDEDSEEEEDMTIKPEDGVIVCARNEDDVSHLEVWILEDPSDVNSNMYVHHDVVIPAFPLCTAWLDCPIKGGEKGNFIAVGSMEPAIEIWDLDIMDEVQPSATLGGVAEKKKKGKKKSIKYKDGSHTDSVLGLAWNKEYRNILASASADKLVKIWDVATETCNLTLDHHTDKVQAVAWNHFAPQVLLSGSFDHTVVMKDGRQPEHSGFKWSVAADVESVAWDPHTEYSFVVSLENGMVSGFDIRNASSDPSSQPKPSFTLHAHDKAVCAITYNSLVPNLLATGSMDKMVKLWDLSSQPSCIASNNPKAGAVFSISFSVDCPFTLAVGGSKGKLQMWDILSDAEVSRRYGKYAARSKPPPPSS